Proteins encoded within one genomic window of Gloeobacter kilaueensis JS1:
- a CDS encoding aconitate hydratase: protein MNLTYKILSAHRMSGELSPGAEIGIRIDQTLTQDATGTMAYLQFEAMGLPRVRTKLSVSYVDHNMLQTGFENADDHRYLQSVAERYGIVFSRPGNGICHQVHRERFAVPGQTLLGSDSHTPTCGGLGMLAMGAGGLDVAVAMAGEPYFIPTPRVLGVKLTGRLQPWCSGKDVILEMLRRLSVKGGTGRIVEYTGPGVASLSASHRFTITNMGAELGATTSIFPSDEITRHFLSAQGREDAWVPLAADPDASYDELVEIDLDALEPLIACPSSPDNVVSVRSVAGTPVVQVCIGSCTNSSYEDLATAALMLRGRRVHPDVSMTVTPGSKQVFEMIVRDGYFADLIAAGCRILESSCGPCIGMGQAPPTGGVSVRSFNRNFKGRSGTSEDLVYLASPEVCVACALTGQIADPRDLAELAPIAVATPEHFLINDNMLVFPPADGQSVEVERGPNIKPVPLAEPVRTSLEAPVLLKLGDNISTDHIMPAGAKVLPLRSNIPAISEFVFMRVDPTFPERARSAGQSIVVGGSNYGQGSSREHAALAPMYLGVRAVLVKSFARIHRANLVNFGILPLTFADEADYDGIEPGDQLRIDGVLEGLAAGELRVSNLTQKTTFTVKAALTEREREVILAGGLLNKIKSEQAEAATV from the coding sequence ATGAACCTGACCTACAAAATTTTGAGTGCCCACCGGATGAGCGGCGAATTGTCCCCCGGAGCCGAAATCGGCATCCGCATCGACCAGACGCTCACCCAGGATGCCACCGGCACGATGGCTTACCTGCAGTTCGAGGCGATGGGCCTGCCCAGGGTGCGCACGAAGCTATCGGTCTCCTACGTCGATCACAACATGCTGCAGACGGGCTTCGAGAACGCCGACGATCACCGCTACCTGCAGTCGGTGGCCGAGCGCTACGGCATCGTCTTCTCGCGCCCCGGCAACGGCATCTGCCATCAGGTCCACCGCGAGCGCTTCGCGGTGCCTGGCCAGACGCTGCTGGGTTCTGACTCGCACACGCCCACCTGCGGCGGTCTCGGGATGCTCGCGATGGGCGCAGGCGGCCTGGATGTGGCGGTGGCGATGGCGGGAGAGCCGTATTTTATCCCCACTCCCCGCGTCCTGGGCGTAAAACTGACTGGCCGCCTGCAGCCCTGGTGCTCGGGCAAGGATGTCATCCTTGAGATGCTGCGCCGCCTGAGCGTCAAAGGTGGCACAGGCCGGATCGTCGAATATACCGGTCCCGGCGTCGCCTCGCTGAGCGCTTCGCATCGTTTTACGATCACGAACATGGGAGCGGAACTGGGAGCGACCACGAGCATCTTTCCTTCCGACGAGATAACGCGCCACTTCCTTTCCGCCCAGGGCCGCGAGGATGCCTGGGTACCCCTTGCCGCCGATCCGGATGCCAGCTACGACGAGCTGGTAGAAATCGACCTCGACGCCCTCGAACCGCTGATCGCCTGCCCCTCCAGCCCGGATAACGTCGTCAGCGTCCGCTCGGTGGCCGGCACACCGGTCGTCCAGGTCTGCATCGGCTCCTGCACCAATTCGAGCTACGAAGATCTGGCCACCGCCGCCTTGATGCTGCGCGGTCGGCGCGTCCATCCCGATGTCTCGATGACGGTGACCCCCGGCTCCAAGCAGGTCTTCGAGATGATCGTCCGCGACGGCTACTTCGCGGATCTGATTGCCGCCGGCTGCCGCATTCTCGAATCTTCTTGCGGCCCCTGCATCGGCATGGGCCAGGCACCGCCCACCGGCGGCGTCTCGGTGCGTAGCTTCAACCGCAACTTCAAAGGCCGCTCCGGCACCAGCGAAGACCTGGTTTACCTGGCAAGCCCGGAAGTCTGCGTCGCCTGCGCCCTCACAGGCCAGATTGCCGACCCACGGGATCTGGCTGAGCTTGCGCCTATCGCCGTCGCCACCCCCGAGCACTTTCTCATCAACGACAACATGCTCGTCTTCCCGCCCGCCGACGGCCAGAGCGTCGAGGTCGAGCGCGGTCCCAACATCAAACCTGTGCCCTTAGCTGAGCCTGTCCGGACGAGCCTCGAAGCGCCGGTCCTGCTCAAGTTGGGCGACAACATCTCCACCGACCACATCATGCCCGCCGGAGCAAAGGTACTGCCCTTGCGATCCAATATTCCGGCCATCTCCGAATTTGTCTTCATGCGCGTCGATCCGACCTTTCCCGAGCGCGCCCGCAGCGCCGGTCAGTCGATCGTCGTGGGCGGCAGCAACTACGGCCAGGGTTCTTCCCGCGAGCACGCCGCCCTCGCTCCGATGTATCTGGGGGTGCGGGCGGTGCTCGTCAAGAGCTTTGCGCGCATCCACCGGGCCAATCTGGTCAACTTCGGCATTCTGCCCCTCACCTTCGCCGACGAAGCCGACTACGACGGCATCGAGCCGGGCGATCAACTGCGCATCGATGGCGTCTTAGAAGGGCTGGCGGCGGGAGAACTGAGGGTCAGCAACCTGACCCAAAAGACCACCTTCACCGTCAAAGCCGCCCTCACCGAGCGGGAGCGGGAGGTGATCCTGGCTGGTGGTTTGCTCAATAAAATCAAAAGCGAGCAGGCTGAGGCCGCAACGGTGTAG
- a CDS encoding HNH endonuclease → MRKSIPPDLQRQVKKHFDGYCGCCHSWEKLIPVTFEFDHIVPAVAGGTSTFENLALTCPTCNRNKGRRQSASDPKTGMTESLFHPQQQVWDEHFAWSEDDTQLIGLTPTGRATIEALQMNRPDLMRARKIWRQVGEHPPDRDSRLP, encoded by the coding sequence GTGAGGAAGTCTATTCCGCCAGATCTACAGCGCCAAGTTAAAAAACACTTCGATGGTTACTGTGGCTGCTGCCATTCGTGGGAAAAGCTAATACCTGTCACCTTTGAGTTCGACCACATCGTACCGGCGGTGGCTGGAGGCACGTCTACCTTCGAGAATCTAGCCTTGACCTGTCCAACCTGTAACCGAAACAAGGGAAGGAGGCAGAGTGCCTCCGATCCGAAAACAGGAATGACGGAGAGCCTCTTTCATCCGCAACAGCAGGTATGGGACGAACACTTCGCTTGGTCTGAAGATGATACGCAACTAATAGGATTGACACCCACCGGCAGAGCGACGATCGAGGCACTGCAGATGAACCGGCCAGATTTGATGCGGGCGCGCAAGATTTGGAGGCAAGTAGGTGAACACCCTCCAGACAGGGACAGTCGGCTTCCTTGA
- a CDS encoding serine/threonine-protein kinase has protein sequence MIDPSCPTDYLLNRVTSRYRLVEKIGSGAMASVYRAVHVEIPDLLVAVKLLSQTCADKEMLRQRFRDEAAICARLGDRSPHIVQIRDFGILEAFNLPYFVMEFLRGRSLEALLRSGESLSLNQVVLIARQLCDGLKVAHDEGIIHRDLKPSNIFLSPDPQFGTRVTILDFGIAKFLSEAAALGANGPITQGYMGTPRYSSPEQLSAIDIDVRSDIYSLGLILYQLLCGAQPYTDTDREQTFAFWCKAHSEQTPRPMAAACPERAIPEQIEQIVLRCLAKRPEERPNLLEVSYHLQQAIRDQRRHEEEQVLEDASQLAKDQRWPAAIAMAQNLPYDSPLYLDAQLAVRGWQLEAEYQRVLDQARELTVRGDIIGLVRAISCVGSIPITAAVFAQAQAESQSWVERVLATAEALAAQRRWNEALQRAELVRSLPGASQRINSLMVQWHLEQQAEEVFDQARRHAADGQWAEALQSAQAIVTGTLAHAQCDRLRPLWERELAAAQQLQTAERLVADARHEAAVEPEVTPAPAAGEQSNPAPSVPAMAGASIRLGALLVPAGMAVLLFSATALLVRTAANDAPAVSSRAAAPRPVRLIAAQPAAPVGEPLKASAPLRPRQVPPPAAFSRPPQAHQIALAVRPQKQLPAISERPAKPDGPGPVPQIQAAPPVVESQPPTMSAAQPATSPVLSETAQPQSESPPLAPRPHIEARSLETAEAPLPTSESVEPLRRPEATPIVGVSCRPRWQQNKNLRPLPNCPE, from the coding sequence ATGATCGATCCCTCCTGCCCGACGGACTATCTGCTGAACCGCGTCACCAGCCGCTATCGGTTGGTCGAAAAAATTGGCTCCGGCGCGATGGCATCTGTATATCGCGCAGTTCACGTTGAAATTCCTGATTTGCTCGTTGCTGTCAAGTTGCTTTCCCAGACCTGTGCAGACAAGGAGATGCTCAGGCAGCGCTTTCGAGACGAAGCGGCGATCTGTGCGCGGCTGGGCGATCGCAGCCCCCACATCGTTCAGATCCGCGACTTTGGTATTCTCGAAGCGTTTAATCTGCCCTACTTCGTCATGGAGTTCCTGCGCGGTCGCAGCCTGGAGGCGCTGCTGCGCTCGGGCGAGAGCTTGAGCCTCAATCAAGTGGTGCTGATCGCAAGACAGTTGTGCGACGGCCTCAAAGTGGCCCACGACGAGGGGATCATCCACCGCGATCTCAAGCCCAGCAACATTTTTCTCAGCCCCGATCCGCAGTTCGGCACGCGGGTGACGATCCTCGATTTTGGTATTGCCAAGTTTTTGAGCGAAGCGGCGGCCCTCGGAGCGAACGGGCCGATCACCCAGGGGTACATGGGTACGCCCCGTTATTCGTCCCCTGAGCAGTTGAGCGCCATCGACATCGACGTGCGCTCCGACATCTACAGCCTCGGGTTGATCCTCTACCAGCTGCTGTGCGGTGCCCAGCCCTACACCGACACCGATCGCGAGCAGACGTTTGCCTTCTGGTGCAAAGCCCACAGCGAGCAGACGCCGAGGCCGATGGCTGCTGCCTGCCCAGAGCGGGCAATCCCGGAGCAGATCGAGCAGATTGTCCTGCGCTGCCTGGCAAAGCGCCCCGAGGAGCGGCCAAATCTGCTCGAGGTGAGCTACCACCTGCAGCAGGCCATCCGTGACCAGCGCCGCCACGAAGAAGAGCAGGTGCTCGAAGATGCCAGTCAGCTTGCAAAAGATCAGCGCTGGCCGGCGGCGATCGCTATGGCCCAGAACCTCCCCTACGATTCGCCGCTCTACCTCGACGCCCAGCTCGCTGTGCGGGGCTGGCAGCTGGAGGCCGAGTACCAGCGGGTGCTCGATCAAGCCCGCGAACTGACCGTCCGGGGCGACATCATCGGTCTGGTGCGGGCAATCTCCTGCGTCGGTTCGATTCCGATCACTGCAGCGGTCTTTGCCCAGGCCCAGGCCGAATCGCAAAGCTGGGTGGAGCGGGTGCTGGCCACCGCCGAGGCGCTGGCGGCTCAGCGCCGCTGGAACGAGGCACTGCAGCGGGCGGAGCTGGTGAGAAGCCTGCCCGGTGCAAGCCAGCGGATCAACAGCCTGATGGTCCAGTGGCACCTCGAGCAACAGGCCGAAGAAGTCTTCGATCAGGCGCGCCGCCACGCCGCCGACGGCCAGTGGGCCGAAGCTCTCCAATCCGCCCAGGCAATCGTGACCGGTACGCTGGCCCACGCGCAGTGCGATCGGTTGCGCCCGCTCTGGGAGCGTGAACTGGCAGCCGCACAGCAACTGCAGACAGCCGAGCGGCTGGTAGCCGATGCGCGCCACGAAGCAGCGGTCGAGCCGGAAGTTACGCCTGCACCCGCAGCGGGAGAGCAGAGCAACCCGGCCCCATCCGTCCCCGCGATGGCCGGTGCCAGCATCCGACTGGGTGCCCTGCTCGTACCGGCGGGCATGGCAGTTCTGCTTTTTAGCGCTACGGCTCTGCTGGTGCGCACCGCCGCCAACGACGCGCCAGCCGTCTCCTCCAGGGCTGCCGCCCCCCGGCCCGTCAGATTGATCGCTGCCCAACCGGCTGCACCGGTGGGTGAGCCACTGAAGGCATCGGCTCCACTCCGGCCCCGGCAGGTGCCACCGCCCGCCGCTTTCTCCCGGCCACCGCAGGCGCATCAGATTGCCCTGGCAGTCCGTCCCCAAAAACAGTTGCCGGCCATCTCCGAGCGCCCTGCAAAACCAGATGGACCCGGCCCAGTCCCTCAGATCCAGGCTGCCCCTCCAGTAGTGGAGAGCCAACCGCCCACCATGAGCGCTGCGCAACCGGCGACGTCACCGGTCCTCAGCGAAACAGCTCAGCCCCAGAGTGAGTCACCGCCACTAGCCCCCCGCCCGCACATCGAAGCGCGCTCCCTTGAAACAGCCGAAGCACCACTGCCAACTTCCGAGAGCGTCGAACCGCTCCGGCGTCCCGAAGCCACCCCGATCGTCGGCGTCAGTTGCCGCCCGCGCTGGCAGCAGAACAAGAACCTGCGGCCCCTGCCCAACTGCCCCGAGTAG
- a CDS encoding ribbon-helix-helix protein, CopG family: MDKKTLISLQLSAAELELLNELSARKDMSKTAIIRQALRMMGVIERRLEQGEKFYFETADKQKAEVLLL; the protein is encoded by the coding sequence TTGGACAAAAAGACACTGATCTCGCTGCAGTTGTCGGCGGCGGAACTGGAACTGCTCAACGAGTTGAGTGCCAGAAAGGACATGAGCAAAACGGCGATCATCCGTCAGGCTCTGCGGATGATGGGGGTGATCGAGCGGCGGTTGGAGCAGGGCGAAAAATTTTACTTCGAGACCGCTGACAAACAAAAAGCGGAAGTTTTGCTCTTGTAA
- a CDS encoding DUF4261 domain-containing protein → MESHPSDGPVEIVLGIPGHWPEPDAIGQAILSQSERLFFAGSMLIDSGTDSTLQLDVADHDPQLQRAFELSASTPHDPQLLKAIGSHTYALYLIGAGGSLDAAQNMMSTAIELLDAGGLAVKVESSGLSHSAERWRELAERRGVLALLESYVTLVRSEEQFYTCGMHNLGVRDLAIPGHLSPEQAAIALQGFSQYLLLQNPSLSDGDTFSPGPQFPTYRLVAEPCTLYPEGDLLYNPFGWWRLLPA, encoded by the coding sequence ATGGAATCACACCCGAGCGATGGTCCCGTCGAGATCGTCCTGGGCATCCCCGGCCACTGGCCCGAGCCGGATGCGATTGGCCAGGCAATCTTAAGCCAGAGCGAGCGGCTTTTTTTTGCTGGTTCGATGCTCATCGACTCGGGAACCGACTCGACACTGCAACTGGACGTAGCGGACCACGATCCGCAGCTGCAGCGGGCCTTTGAGCTATCCGCCTCCACGCCGCACGATCCGCAACTGCTCAAGGCAATCGGTTCTCACACCTATGCGCTCTACCTCATCGGTGCGGGTGGCTCCCTCGACGCTGCCCAGAACATGATGAGCACCGCGATCGAGCTGCTCGACGCCGGTGGTCTGGCGGTCAAGGTCGAATCTTCCGGTCTTTCCCATAGCGCCGAGCGCTGGCGGGAGCTGGCCGAACGGCGGGGAGTACTCGCTTTGCTCGAAAGCTACGTGACGCTGGTGCGCAGCGAGGAGCAGTTCTACACCTGCGGGATGCACAATCTCGGGGTGCGCGATCTCGCCATACCCGGCCACCTGTCCCCCGAGCAGGCGGCAATTGCCCTGCAGGGCTTTTCGCAGTACCTGCTGCTGCAGAACCCGAGCCTGAGCGACGGGGATACCTTCAGCCCCGGTCCCCAGTTTCCCACCTACCGGCTGGTGGCGGAACCCTGCACCCTCTACCCGGAAGGCGACCTGCTCTACAACCCGTTTGGCTGGTGGCGTCTGTTGCCCGCCTAG
- a CDS encoding MDR/zinc-dependent alcohol dehydrogenase-like family protein gives MIDDRTRQGSNWLTWQGSFQEAALLALVYDNRQVRVERDWPLPERAGEVRVRVTRSGICATDLEIIKGYMGFSGVLGHEWVGVVEAADDPAWVGRRVVGEINAGCGACALCRRGLAIHCRERTVLGISGRDGAFAEYLNLPEKNLHLVPEAVSDEQAVFCEPLAAACAILDQVHIHPTDRIAVLGAGRLGQLCARVLALTGAEVSVVARSRSKLDRLPAGIGALTLAEAEKCALLDVVVDCTGSEAGLAAATRMVRPRGTIVLKTTVEAHHSLHLAPWVIDEVRIVGSRCGPFASALRLLERGLVDPVTLIDEQFALIDGEKALERAGQPGVLKVLIDNRERY, from the coding sequence TTGATCGATGATCGCACCCGGCAGGGAAGCAATTGGTTAACCTGGCAGGGAAGCTTTCAAGAAGCGGCTTTGCTGGCACTGGTATACGACAATCGACAGGTGCGCGTCGAACGCGACTGGCCGCTCCCGGAGCGAGCGGGCGAAGTGCGGGTGCGGGTGACCCGCTCCGGCATCTGTGCCACCGATCTTGAGATTATCAAAGGCTACATGGGCTTTAGCGGCGTGCTCGGCCACGAGTGGGTGGGCGTGGTCGAAGCCGCAGACGATCCGGCCTGGGTGGGCAGGCGGGTGGTGGGCGAAATCAACGCCGGTTGTGGCGCGTGCGCCCTCTGCCGCCGGGGTCTTGCGATCCACTGCCGGGAGCGCACGGTCCTCGGTATCAGTGGCCGGGACGGAGCTTTTGCCGAGTACTTGAACTTGCCTGAGAAGAACCTGCACCTGGTCCCCGAGGCGGTGAGCGACGAGCAGGCGGTCTTTTGTGAACCGCTCGCCGCCGCCTGCGCCATCCTCGATCAAGTTCACATTCACCCCACCGACCGGATCGCTGTCCTCGGTGCCGGTCGCCTCGGCCAACTGTGCGCCCGTGTGCTCGCCCTCACCGGTGCCGAGGTGAGCGTCGTCGCCCGCTCGCGATCAAAACTCGATCGCCTACCGGCAGGGATTGGGGCGCTGACGCTGGCGGAGGCAGAAAAATGCGCGCTGCTCGACGTGGTGGTCGATTGCACCGGCTCGGAGGCGGGACTCGCAGCGGCAACCCGGATGGTGCGCCCGCGCGGCACGATCGTGCTCAAGACGACGGTCGAAGCGCACCACTCGCTGCACCTGGCACCCTGGGTGATCGACGAGGTGCGGATCGTCGGTTCGCGCTGCGGCCCCTTTGCCAGTGCCCTGCGGCTACTGGAGCGGGGGCTGGTCGATCCAGTCACTTTGATCGATGAACAGTTCGCCCTCATAGATGGCGAGAAAGCTCTGGAGCGCGCCGGCCAACCCGGCGTGCTCAAGGTGCTCATCGACAACCGCGAGCGCTACTGA
- a CDS encoding EcsC family protein, translating to MNDGLRWIEQAAREAGRTVDAVVANPVVRTVAGVVRLGSVLNAVERVDVDQVQAEVDRFRREHPDEGPAALAGRIIAEKAAYAGGIGLAGSVVPGFLAGLLAIDLAANLLLQAQMVYQIAAVYGLDLRNPDRKGEVVLIFALAFGGNQALRLGLAPLVRLPLVGSLVEAGTSATTLYALGQAACRFYEAKLAATTDPTAA from the coding sequence ATGAACGATGGACTGCGGTGGATCGAACAGGCGGCGCGGGAAGCGGGCCGCACCGTCGATGCGGTGGTTGCCAACCCCGTTGTCCGCACGGTGGCCGGTGTGGTCCGCCTGGGCAGTGTGCTCAATGCCGTCGAGCGCGTCGATGTCGATCAGGTGCAGGCGGAGGTCGATCGCTTCCGGCGCGAGCACCCCGACGAGGGACCGGCGGCACTGGCTGGCCGGATCATTGCCGAAAAAGCCGCCTACGCCGGGGGCATTGGCCTCGCCGGCAGCGTCGTTCCTGGCTTTCTCGCCGGTCTGCTCGCGATCGATCTGGCCGCCAACCTGCTCCTGCAGGCCCAGATGGTCTATCAGATCGCCGCTGTCTATGGCCTCGACCTGCGCAACCCCGACCGCAAGGGCGAAGTCGTCTTAATCTTTGCCCTCGCCTTCGGCGGCAATCAGGCTCTGCGGCTGGGACTCGCTCCCCTGGTCCGTCTGCCCCTGGTCGGATCGCTGGTGGAGGCGGGCACCAGCGCTACCACCCTCTACGCCCTCGGTCAGGCAGCCTGCCGCTTCTACGAGGCGAAGCTGGCGGCAACTACCGATCCGACAGCAGCCTGA
- a CDS encoding YciI family protein, which translates to MEKKLFVKIERGVVPKTIFDLSVPDHIAYVHALRKDGRRVESGYWAERGGGMMLFEAASIEEAEAIVAADPLVRSGCVEFELHEWRCIAPQE; encoded by the coding sequence ATGGAAAAAAAGCTGTTCGTCAAGATCGAGCGGGGAGTCGTTCCCAAAACGATCTTCGACCTGTCCGTTCCGGATCACATCGCCTACGTTCACGCCCTGCGCAAGGATGGCAGGCGGGTCGAAAGCGGCTACTGGGCCGAGCGGGGTGGTGGGATGATGCTCTTCGAGGCGGCATCTATAGAAGAAGCAGAGGCAATCGTCGCCGCCGATCCACTGGTGCGCAGCGGCTGCGTCGAATTTGAGCTGCACGAGTGGCGCTGCATTGCCCCTCAGGAGTGA
- a CDS encoding chlorophyll a/b-binding protein encodes MTLEPRKDLDRTEINGSDRNAFLFGFTPQAEIWNGRLAMIGFIAYLLWDLAGYSVVRDVLHLI; translated from the coding sequence ATGACTTTAGAACCGCGCAAGGATCTCGATCGCACCGAGATCAACGGCAGTGATCGCAACGCTTTTCTATTCGGTTTTACACCCCAGGCTGAGATCTGGAATGGCCGTCTGGCGATGATTGGCTTTATCGCTTACCTGCTCTGGGATCTGGCCGGCTACAGCGTCGTGCGCGACGTTCTTCACCTTATCTAG